From a region of the Enterobacter cancerogenus genome:
- the hisC gene encoding histidinol-phosphate transaminase, protein MNIEDLARENVRRLTPYQSARRLGGKGDVWLNANEFPTAVAFELSQQTLNRYPECQPKAVIENYAQYAGVKPEQVLVSRGADEGIELLIRAFCEPGNDAVMFCQPTYGMYSVSAETFGVAWRNVQALDDWQLDLQGIADNLDGVKVVFVCSPNNPTGQIINPQDIRTLLELTRGKALVVADEAYIEFCPQATLAGWLAEYPHLVVLRTLSKAFALAGLRCGFTLANKEVIDLLLKVIAPYPLSTLVADIAAQALTPQGINAMRERVAQILEERQYLMTALKAIPCVEQVFDSETNYILARFTASSAVFKSLWDQGIILRDQNKQPSLSGCLRITVGTREESQRVIDALKAETV, encoded by the coding sequence ATGAACATTGAAGATTTAGCCCGTGAAAATGTCCGTCGACTGACGCCCTATCAGTCCGCGCGCCGTCTGGGCGGCAAAGGTGACGTCTGGCTAAACGCCAACGAATTTCCGACGGCGGTCGCCTTCGAGCTGTCTCAGCAGACGCTGAACCGCTACCCGGAGTGTCAGCCCAAAGCGGTGATTGAGAACTACGCTCAGTACGCAGGCGTCAAGCCCGAGCAGGTGCTGGTCAGCCGCGGGGCCGATGAAGGGATTGAACTGCTGATCCGCGCCTTCTGCGAGCCGGGCAACGATGCGGTGATGTTTTGTCAGCCTACCTACGGCATGTACAGCGTAAGCGCGGAAACCTTTGGCGTGGCGTGGCGCAACGTGCAGGCGCTGGACGACTGGCAGTTGGATCTGCAGGGCATCGCCGATAATCTTGACGGCGTGAAGGTGGTCTTTGTTTGTAGCCCCAATAACCCAACCGGGCAAATTATCAACCCTCAGGATATCCGCACCCTGCTTGAGTTGACCCGCGGCAAAGCGCTGGTGGTGGCCGATGAAGCTTACATTGAGTTTTGCCCACAGGCGACGCTGGCCGGCTGGCTTGCAGAGTATCCACACCTGGTGGTGCTGCGTACGCTGTCGAAAGCCTTCGCCCTGGCGGGCCTGCGCTGTGGCTTTACGCTAGCCAACAAAGAGGTGATCGACCTGCTGCTGAAAGTCATCGCCCCCTATCCGCTTTCTACGCTGGTGGCTGATATCGCCGCTCAGGCGCTGACCCCGCAGGGCATCAACGCTATGCGCGAGCGCGTGGCGCAGATCCTTGAAGAACGTCAGTACCTGATGACGGCCCTGAAGGCTATTCCATGCGTAGAGCAGGTGTTCGACTCCGAAACCAATTACATCCTGGCCCGCTTTACCGCCTCAAGTGCCGTGTTTAAATCTTTATGGGATCAGGGCATTATCTTACGTGACCAAAACAAACAACCCTCTTTAAGCGGCTGCCTGCGTATTACCGTGGGGACCCGTGAAGAGAGCCAGCGCGTTATAGACGCCCTGAAAGCGGAGACAGTATGA
- the hisD gene encoding histidinol dehydrogenase translates to MSFNTIIDWNSCTEEQQSELLMRPAISASEGITRTVAEILNNVKARGDDALREYSAKFDKTEVGALKVTEQEIAEAEKRLGDEIKQAMAVAVKNIDTFHTAQKMQTVDVETLPGVRCQQVTRPVASVGLYIPGGSAPLFSTVLMLATPARIAGCQKVVLCSPPPIADEILYAAKLCGVQEVFKVGGAQAISALAFGTQSVPRVDKIFGPGNAYVTEAKRQVSQRFDGAAIDMPAGPSEVLVIADSGATPDFVASDLLSQAEHGPDSQVILLTPDADMAKRVGEAVERQLADLPRAETARQALSASRLIVARDVEQCIAISNQYGPEHLIVQTRNARELVDSITSAGSVFLGDWSPESAGDYASGTNHVLPTYGYTATCSSLGLADFQKRMTVQELSREGFASLASTIETLAAAERLTAHKNAVTLRVAALKEQA, encoded by the coding sequence ATGAGCTTTAATACCATTATCGACTGGAATAGCTGCACTGAAGAGCAGCAAAGTGAATTACTGATGCGCCCGGCTATTTCTGCCTCTGAGGGTATCACCCGCACCGTCGCGGAGATCCTCAACAACGTCAAAGCCCGTGGTGACGACGCGCTGCGCGAATACAGCGCAAAGTTCGACAAAACCGAGGTTGGCGCGTTAAAGGTGACCGAACAGGAAATCGCCGAGGCGGAAAAGCGCCTCGGCGACGAGATTAAACAGGCGATGGCGGTGGCGGTAAAAAACATCGACACCTTCCACACCGCGCAAAAAATGCAGACGGTGGACGTAGAAACGCTGCCAGGCGTTCGTTGCCAGCAGGTTACGCGTCCGGTTGCCTCGGTTGGCCTCTATATTCCCGGCGGCTCCGCCCCGCTGTTTTCCACCGTATTAATGCTGGCTACCCCGGCGCGTATCGCCGGTTGTCAGAAAGTGGTGCTCTGCTCCCCGCCTCCGATTGCCGATGAAATTCTGTATGCCGCTAAGCTCTGCGGCGTGCAGGAAGTGTTTAAAGTGGGCGGTGCGCAGGCCATCTCAGCTCTGGCGTTTGGTACGCAATCCGTACCCCGGGTCGATAAAATTTTCGGGCCAGGAAATGCGTACGTCACCGAAGCCAAGCGTCAGGTGAGCCAGCGTTTCGACGGCGCGGCCATTGATATGCCTGCGGGTCCATCAGAAGTGCTGGTGATTGCCGACAGCGGAGCCACGCCGGATTTTGTTGCCTCTGACTTGTTGTCTCAGGCGGAACACGGCCCGGATTCGCAGGTGATTTTGCTGACGCCGGATGCCGATATGGCAAAACGCGTGGGTGAAGCCGTTGAGCGCCAGCTTGCCGATCTGCCCCGCGCCGAAACGGCCCGCCAGGCGTTATCCGCCAGCCGCCTGATTGTGGCCCGCGATGTTGAACAGTGTATTGCCATTTCTAACCAGTACGGCCCTGAGCACCTGATCGTTCAGACCCGCAACGCGCGCGAGCTGGTCGACAGCATTACCAGCGCCGGCTCGGTCTTCCTCGGCGACTGGTCCCCGGAATCCGCGGGTGATTATGCATCAGGAACCAACCACGTGCTGCCGACGTACGGCTATACCGCAACCTGCTCCAGCCTCGGCCTGGCAGATTTTCAGAAACGTATGACCGTGCAGGAGCTTTCCCGCGAGGGCTTTGCCTCGCTGGCCTCGACCATTGAGACGCTGGCTGCCGCCGAGCGCCTGACCGCCCACAAAAACGCCGTTACGCTACGCGTGGCCGCCCTGAAGGAGCAAGCATGA
- the hisG gene encoding ATP phosphoribosyltransferase, giving the protein MLDNSRLRIAIQKSGRLSDDSRELLARCGIKINLHTQRLIALAENMPIDILRVRDDDIPGLVMDGVVDLGIIGENVLEEELLTRRAQGEDPRYFTLRRLDFGGCRLSLATPADEAWDGPAALNGKRIATSYPHLLKRYLDQKGVQFKSCLLNGSVEVAPRAGLADAICDLVSTGATLEANGLREVEVIYRSKACLIQRDGEMDDAKQQLIDRLLTRIQGVIQARESKYIMMHAPTERLDEVIALLPGAERPTILPLAGDQQRVAMHMVSSETLFWETMEKLKALGASSILVLPIEKMME; this is encoded by the coding sequence ATGTTAGATAACTCACGTTTACGCATAGCTATTCAAAAATCAGGCCGTTTGAGCGACGATTCACGCGAACTGCTGGCTCGCTGCGGAATTAAAATCAATTTACACACCCAGCGTCTGATTGCTCTGGCTGAAAATATGCCTATCGATATTCTGCGCGTACGTGATGACGATATTCCCGGGCTGGTAATGGATGGCGTGGTTGACCTCGGTATCATTGGTGAAAACGTGCTGGAGGAAGAACTGCTGACCCGCCGCGCGCAGGGCGAAGATCCACGCTATTTCACGCTCCGCCGCCTCGATTTCGGTGGTTGCCGCCTGTCGCTGGCTACACCGGCGGACGAAGCCTGGGACGGCCCGGCCGCGCTCAATGGCAAACGTATCGCCACCTCTTACCCGCACCTGCTCAAGCGTTACCTCGACCAGAAAGGCGTGCAGTTTAAATCCTGCCTGCTGAATGGCTCCGTTGAAGTCGCCCCGCGTGCGGGCCTGGCAGACGCCATCTGTGACCTCGTCTCTACCGGCGCAACCCTTGAAGCAAACGGCCTGCGTGAAGTGGAAGTGATTTACCGCTCCAAAGCCTGCTTGATCCAGCGTGACGGCGAGATGGACGATGCCAAGCAGCAGCTCATCGACCGCCTGTTAACCCGTATTCAGGGAGTGATTCAGGCCCGAGAATCAAAATACATCATGATGCATGCACCAACCGAACGCCTGGATGAAGTCATTGCTCTGCTGCCGGGCGCTGAACGCCCAACCATTCTGCCGCTGGCGGGGGATCAGCAACGCGTCGCCATGCACATGGTCAGCAGCGAAACCCTGTTCTGGGAAACCATGGAAAAACTCAAGGCGCTGGGGGCAAGCTCCATTCTGGTGCTGCCCATTGAGAAGATGATGGAGTAA
- the hisL gene encoding his operon leader peptide, with translation MTRVQFKHHHHHHHPD, from the coding sequence ATGACACGCGTTCAATTTAAACACCACCATCATCACCATCATCCTGACTAG
- a CDS encoding SDR family oxidoreductase, with protein sequence MKKVAIVGLGWLGMPLAMSLAAKGWQVTGSKTTLDGVEAARMCGIEGVELRLEPELICDTDDLDALMNVDALVITLPARRSGPGETFYRQAVQEIVDSALAHHIPRILFTSSTSVYGNIDGTAKETTERHPVTASGQVLKELEDWLHNLPGTQVDILRLAGLVGPGRHPGRFFAGKSAPDGQQGVNLVHLDDVIGAIELLLQAPKGGHIYNICAPSHPARQTFYPLMARQLGLAPPVFSSEGGEGKGKIIDGNRICHELGFEYQYPDPMVMPME encoded by the coding sequence ATGAAAAAGGTCGCAATTGTCGGTTTAGGGTGGTTGGGAATGCCGCTGGCGATGTCATTAGCCGCGAAAGGCTGGCAGGTGACTGGCAGTAAAACCACGCTGGACGGGGTGGAAGCTGCCAGAATGTGCGGGATAGAGGGCGTCGAGCTGCGCCTTGAACCGGAGTTGATCTGTGATACCGATGACCTGGACGCCCTGATGAACGTCGACGCGCTGGTGATCACCTTACCGGCGCGCCGCAGTGGGCCTGGAGAGACCTTTTACCGCCAGGCGGTACAGGAGATTGTCGATAGCGCGCTCGCGCATCATATTCCGCGCATTCTGTTTACCAGCTCGACCTCCGTTTACGGGAACATCGACGGGACGGCGAAGGAGACCACAGAACGTCATCCTGTCACTGCCAGTGGTCAGGTGCTGAAGGAGCTGGAAGACTGGCTGCATAACCTGCCGGGCACCCAGGTCGATATTTTGCGCCTTGCCGGGCTGGTGGGGCCGGGACGTCACCCGGGCCGTTTCTTTGCCGGAAAATCAGCCCCGGACGGGCAGCAGGGCGTCAATCTTGTGCATCTTGATGACGTTATTGGCGCAATCGAACTGTTGTTACAGGCTCCAAAAGGCGGTCACATCTATAATATATGTGCGCCTTCTCACCCGGCGCGTCAGACATTTTATCCGCTCATGGCTCGCCAGCTTGGCCTGGCGCCCCCGGTCTTCAGCAGTGAAGGGGGAGAAGGGAAAGGCAAAATCATTGATGGCAACCGTATATGCCATGAGCTGGGGTTTGAGTATCAGTACCCCGACCCGATGGTTATGCCCATGGAGTAA
- a CDS encoding LysR family transcriptional regulator, which translates to MKPLLDVLIILDALEKEGSFAAASAKLFKTPSALSYTVHKLESDLNIQILDRSGHRARFTRTGQMLLEKGRDVLHTVRELEKQAIKLHQGWENELVIGVDDTFPFSLLTPLIEAFYQRHSVTRLVFINGVLGGSWDALTQGRADIIVGALHEPPQLSDYGFARLGVLDQVFVVAPHHPLANEPDPINRRVIKGFRAIVVGDSSRAECAISSQLLDEQEAITVFDFKTKLELQISGLGCGYLPRYLAQRFIESGALVEKQVIAQNSNESVWVGWNEQTAGLASAWWRDEILANSAIAAVYTQLE; encoded by the coding sequence ATGAAACCGCTGCTGGATGTTCTCATTATTCTGGACGCGCTGGAAAAAGAGGGGAGCTTCGCTGCGGCGTCAGCGAAGCTCTTTAAAACGCCTTCTGCGCTGAGCTACACCGTTCACAAGCTGGAGAGCGATCTCAATATCCAGATTCTCGACCGCTCCGGTCACCGCGCGCGTTTTACCCGTACGGGGCAAATGCTGCTGGAGAAGGGGCGCGACGTGCTCCATACCGTTCGCGAGCTTGAAAAGCAGGCGATTAAACTGCACCAGGGCTGGGAAAATGAGCTGGTCATTGGCGTTGATGATACCTTTCCGTTTTCTCTTCTGACCCCGCTTATCGAAGCGTTCTATCAGCGCCATAGCGTGACGCGGCTGGTATTTATCAACGGCGTGCTGGGCGGCTCCTGGGATGCGTTAACCCAGGGAAGGGCGGATATCATCGTCGGGGCGCTGCATGAACCTCCCCAGCTCAGCGATTACGGTTTTGCCCGTCTGGGCGTGCTCGACCAGGTGTTTGTCGTCGCACCGCATCACCCGCTGGCGAACGAACCTGACCCCATCAACCGGCGGGTGATTAAAGGATTCCGCGCTATCGTGGTTGGGGACAGCTCCCGTGCGGAGTGCGCTATATCGTCGCAGCTGCTGGACGAGCAGGAGGCAATCACCGTGTTTGATTTTAAAACCAAGCTCGAGCTGCAAATTAGCGGCCTGGGTTGCGGATACCTCCCGCGCTATCTCGCGCAGCGGTTTATCGAAAGCGGGGCGCTGGTCGAGAAACAGGTTATCGCCCAAAACAGTAATGAGTCGGTGTGGGTTGGCTGGAATGAACAAACCGCCGGGCTGGCGAGCGCCTGGTGGCGGGATGAAATTTTAGCAAATAGTGCTATTGCTGCCGTTTACACTCAGCTTGAGTAA
- the yoeI gene encoding membrane protein YoeI, which produces MGQSFAYAAGITVKETSNVA; this is translated from the coding sequence ATGGGGCAATCATTCGCTTACGCGGCGGGTATCACCGTTAAGGAGACATCCAATGTCGCATAA
- the plaP gene encoding putrescine/proton symporter PlaP, whose product MSHNATPNTSRVELRKTLTLFPVVMMGLAYMQPMTLFDTFGIVSGLTDGHVPTAYAFALIAILFTALSYGKLVRRYPSAGSAYTYAQKSISPTVGFMVGWSSLLDYLFAPMINILLAKIYFEALVPSIPSWVFVIALVAFMTAFNLRSIKSVANFNSVIVVLQVVLIAVILGMVIYGVFHGEGAGTLASSKPFWSGDAHVIPMITGATILCFSFTGFDGISNLSEETKDAERVIPRAIFLTALIGGLIFIFATYFLQLYFPDISRFKDPDASQPEIMLYVAGKVFQVGALIFSTITVLASGMAAHAGVARLMYVMGRDGVFPKSFFGYVHPTWRTPAMNIILVGAIALLAINFDLVMATALINFGALVAFTFVNLSVISQFWIREKRNKTLKDHFQYLFLPMCGALTVGALWVNLEESSMVLGLIWAAIGLIYLACVTKSFRNPVPQYEDVA is encoded by the coding sequence ATGTCGCATAATGCAACTCCAAACACCTCTCGCGTGGAATTACGTAAGACGCTTACGCTATTTCCGGTTGTTATGATGGGCCTTGCCTATATGCAACCAATGACGCTGTTCGATACATTTGGTATCGTTTCAGGCCTCACAGACGGTCACGTTCCGACGGCTTACGCCTTCGCGCTGATCGCGATCCTGTTTACCGCGCTGAGCTACGGTAAGCTGGTGCGTCGCTATCCGTCTGCCGGTTCCGCCTACACCTATGCCCAGAAATCCATTAGCCCGACCGTTGGCTTTATGGTGGGTTGGTCTTCGCTGCTCGACTATCTGTTCGCACCGATGATCAACATCTTACTGGCAAAAATTTATTTTGAAGCCCTGGTGCCATCGATACCTTCGTGGGTATTCGTGATTGCGCTGGTGGCCTTTATGACCGCTTTCAACCTGCGTAGCATCAAGTCTGTTGCCAACTTTAACTCTGTTATCGTGGTGCTTCAGGTAGTGCTGATTGCCGTTATTCTCGGTATGGTGATCTATGGCGTCTTCCACGGTGAAGGTGCGGGAACCCTGGCGAGCAGCAAACCTTTCTGGTCTGGTGATGCGCATGTCATTCCGATGATTACCGGGGCGACGATCCTGTGCTTCTCCTTTACCGGATTTGACGGCATCAGCAACCTGTCGGAAGAGACGAAAGACGCAGAGCGTGTTATTCCGCGCGCTATCTTCCTGACCGCGCTGATCGGTGGACTGATCTTTATCTTCGCCACCTATTTCCTGCAGCTGTACTTCCCGGATATCTCGCGCTTTAAGGATCCGGATGCGTCTCAGCCGGAAATCATGCTCTACGTGGCGGGTAAAGTGTTCCAGGTCGGGGCGCTGATCTTCTCTACCATCACCGTTCTGGCGTCGGGCATGGCTGCACATGCGGGCGTTGCGCGTCTGATGTACGTAATGGGTCGTGACGGCGTGTTCCCGAAAAGCTTCTTTGGCTATGTCCACCCGACATGGCGCACGCCAGCAATGAACATCATTCTGGTTGGGGCTATCGCGCTGTTAGCGATTAACTTTGACCTCGTGATGGCGACGGCGCTGATCAACTTCGGGGCACTGGTGGCGTTTACCTTCGTAAACCTCTCCGTGATTTCGCAGTTCTGGATCCGCGAGAAGCGTAACAAGACGCTGAAAGACCACTTCCAGTACCTGTTCCTGCCAATGTGCGGCGCGCTGACCGTGGGTGCGCTGTGGGTAAACCTGGAAGAGAGCTCAATGGTTCTGGGTCTGATTTGGGCGGCTATTGGTTTAATCTACCTGGCCTGCGTAACCAAAAGCTTCCGAAATCCCGTACCTCAGTACGAAGACGTTGCCTGA